The DNA window AAAACTGTGCCAACTTCACCTCCAGCTCATTTACTCAGGACTCCAGGAAAGGGCGCCCACAGCTGCAGCCAGTGAGCCCTCCCTGGGTGGAGGGCGGCTCGGCTCCTTCTCCTAGGCAAGAGCTCCCTCATGTGGCCGAGGCAGAGCCAGCAGCCGCCGACCTGCGGGTCTCCATCACTGAGGCCTGCTATCCCTCTGATTTGGAGTTTGCTTTTTCAGTGAATGTAGATGAATCTGAATAACCGGATGCGTTATCCAAATGTGTGTCACCTTTGTTAAATCCTGTTATCCAAATGTGTGTCACCTTTGTTAAACACAATGCATAATTGCTGAGTACAAGAGTGAGGAAATTCATATTATCTAGTGCCTTCttagcacagaaaaaaaaaaagagagagaaagaaaaaaaaaggaaactgttCAAgtagtcattaaaaagaaaaaaaacagtagCTGTAGAGTATATGAAGACTGTACATTTTGTTGAATTACATTCACAATAAAGCGAGACGAATGAATTTGCATTCTTTACAAACtcatctcaggtattttttttACAGCAACACAAGCAGAATAAAGAATAGGTTCTTGTCTATGCATGCCTGGGTGTATGTATTAACAGGAAACTCAATTACAGTTCTCAAGAAGGTCCATACATGAAGGAAAGAGGAGATCTCAGAATCAACATTAGTGTAAGTAAAAAATCACTGGAGTAGAGGAGTTTCAGCTTAGGAAACTTCACCTTCAGCTCATTTAATCTAGCCAAGGTAAGGTAAGTTAAGTTGTTGCAGAAAACAGTGTAAAATGTCACAGACTTAATGAAATCAAAtcatttctttctcaggaaaATTATCCACCAATCACGGAAAATGGACTGGGGAGTCCTTGTGTATTAGCCCAACATTCCAGATAAGTTTGATCTTATGATAATGTCCATATCAGCACATACTTACTCAAATGCCAGCTAAATGGAAGAATATTAAGAACAATGAATTAGCTCTTAAATAGTTTAGCCTAGAAGTGCCAGCTCCTTTACACccatatttcattgaacagaacAAAACACTTGGCCACCTGTAACTTcaaaggagaaaggaaggaactgAGAATATAGCACAGTTGGTAGTCACATGCACAGgactctgggttcaaatccccagcaccacaaaaagagagagagagagagagagagagagagagagagagagagagagagagagaagaagaagagaagagaagagaagagaagagaagagaagagaagagaagagaagagaagagaagagagagaaaggaaatgctATATCTGATAGGAGAAGATAACCACTAATATATTGGGTGAGAAAATGGGCCAGGTCAGAGCTCTGGGTTTCAAGCGTGCTTTGCCTACTTGTTTCCTCTTTAACCTTGTGAaagacttttcatttttctttgtgtgtgtgtttgtgtgaatgtgaatgtgtgtgctcatttctttttagACTCTCAATTTTCTCCCCTCTAAAAAGGTGATGGTAATCATTACTAATAGAACATGTTCATAAGATACTCAGAAGTAATTAACACATGATTAATACATAATCACCAGTTACAATGTCAGCCAAAATTTAATATTGATTGCATTCATACTATATTCATACTATATGCAGTAAAACATTTACTGCTGATAACACATACATAAACAGCACAAATCACATGCAAACCCATAGAGCTGAATTAAGTAAACCATCTACAGCTTAAGGATCTTAAGGAAACATTTGTGGTAACAAAGCTACTTTAAGTGCTGCCAGTTCCGGTTAAAACTCAACAGTGTGGAGGTAAAACTGCAGAAAGTTTTTGGACAGTAGATCAGTCAGGGATGCCATTGAAGAAATTATGAGGAGATGTGTTGTTTAAAGGTGTGTAAACTAGAAAAAAAGAGTAAAGTCGTAGAATTCTAGAGTAAATGAAAGAACTAGATGTTTTGAGAGATCTGGAGGTAAGAATTTTGAAACTATTGTGATTTTTTCCCCAGTATGCACAAAACCTCTTATTCCTGAGGCCAATGAATGTCTCACGGACAAGAAGCTCCTCTGCTGAGCATCCTCCCCAGAGCCCCCTTCACAtccttgttcctcaggctgtagatgaaggggttcagcatgggggtgaCCACAGTGTACATCACGGAGGCGATCATGCTTCTCTGGGAAGAATGGATCACCGCGGAACTGAGGTAAGCCCCAAATCCTGCCCCATAGAACAAGGAGACCACGCAGAGGTGAGACCCACAGGTGGAAAAAGCTTTATACTTGCCAGCAAGGGAGGGCATCCTCAGTAAGGAGGAGACGATATGGCAGTAAGAGTAGAGAATCCCCGCCATGGGAGGTACACACAGCAGGGCAGCCACCACATACATAAAGATGTTATTCATAAGGGTATCCGAGGTGGTCACTTTAAGAAGCTGAGCcagttcacagaagaaatatgggATTTCAGTGCCTGTGGAGAAGGCCAGTCGATTCAACAGCAGAACATGAATCAGGGAGACCCAGAACATGATGAGCCAAGACAGCAGCACCAGGAGGACACAGAGCCGGGGGTTCATGATGACTGTGTAGCTCAGGGGGTGGCAGATGGCCACaaagcggtcataggccatcacaGTCAGTAAGAAATTTTCCATTCCagcaaatgtatttaaaaaatagaccTGAGTCAGGCACTCTGTGTAGGAGATGTCCTTGTTCTGTGCCTGGATGTTCACCAGCAACTTTGGGACTGAGGTGGAGACGAAGCAGATGTCAGtgagggacaggttggagaggaagaagtacatgggggtgtggaggtggGGGTCAGAGCTGACggccaggatgatgagcaggttcccaAGCACTGCGACCAGGtatacatacagaaaaagtccaaAGTACAGCAGCTGCTGTTCAGGATCCTCTGAGACTGGCAGGAGGAGGAATTCTAACACACCTGTGTGGTTTTCTGCTTCCATATTGCTGGTGGACCTGCTGGGGAAGGAGCCATGTTTCAAATAATAGCCAACTGTCACCTTGGGTACTTATCTCTTTTCAATATCACCCTGAGATGGAAGCTCTTCTTCCTATATTGAATCCTGCCAAGGACTGATCAACTCAGCCAAGTGAGAGaccattttcattttaatgtataCCATTTTTCTGgctttctttaattttatttatgtacttatttAGTACTattagggatagaacccaggatctccttaccactgagctacactcagagcctttttttatattttttattttgagatgtctctctaacttgctgaggctggccttgagcatgtgatccttctgcctgagcctcccaagaggcttggattacaggcatggggcaTCATGCCCAGCCTTGACTTCCCCTAATTTTgcagaaatctctctctctctctttatcacTGACTTTCACTTGTTACAATTTTCCTAACGGAATCTAGAGACGGAAACTTATTTCTTCTCTACATAAGCCTTTCAAAGTGTCTGAAGaaattttattgctttttttgtttgtttgttttgaaccagaaattggacccaggggtgcttaatcattgagccacatccccagccctttttttagtttattttgagacagggtcttgctaagttgcttaaggccttgctaaattgctgaggctggctttgagcttttgATCCCtctgctcagcctcccaagctgctgggattacaggtgtgcaccaccatgcctggctcatcaCCTCTTCTTGGTGATCTTTATTCATCTCATTCCTCCACAGTAGTGAAGAAACATGGAGCTTCAGCAGAAGGAAACTTTATTCTGTCTTGACACTTGTCAAGTTATGACTTCCACAGCCTACACATTTTATTTGGAAATGAATAATTAGTactatttttgtgatgttttaaaAATGCCGTGTGCATATTAATATCTCAAAATTGATTTTTCAGGTAAGCTGAGGTAAGCCTTCAATCCTGTCAGTAAGaaatgtggatgtggctcaagtggtagcgtgcttgcctagcatgcctgaggcactgggttcgattctcagcaccacataaaagtaagataaagatgttgtgtccacctaaaactaaaaagtaaatatttaaaaaaatgatttttcattATTAACATTATAATTACTAAAATCCTCCTGTAGGATAATTATTTTGGATACatatctcccagctctcccatggcATCAATGTGAGAGCAACATTTAGAAATTGGGCTTTGAGTCAGACTTCATTTAATAGAATTTTGGTTCATCACTATGTTTGCTCTGTGATCTTGAGGAATTATTTAAGCTCTCTTAGATGTATACATTCACTGCACAGTAGGAGTTGTAAATATTCACTCCATGTAAGATTGGGGAGTGAAATTAAATAGGATAGTGTATGCAATTGCCCTACTATGGCTCTGGGGACCTACAATGGGCATTTCACAAACATGAGCTAATgttcttttatatataaaatttatatatatttatattttatatatatgtataaaatttatatttgtatAGTAGATGAAAACAATACCTTTgatcgaaccaagtgcctcacacctgctagacaaacactccaccactgagctacaacccccgaCCCCAGTTAGTGTTCTTAACATCACGAAGATAACCTGTCTTCATGGGTACCATTGGTCAGAATCCCCCTGAACGGGGGTCAGCCATGGAGGATGCAATTCTCATCAATGTAAGTATCAGTCGTCTTATCTCCTGTAACTGTGCACAGCACTTGTATTGTCGCCAGACGACAAGCAGAGAGGCTTTGCTGTTTGTAAACAAAACCATCAATTGTATTTTTTGACCATAAAGTGCTGATTTTTAGTCCAAAGCCTCTCTGCTCAACAGCAGGACTCGGGGCCCACTCTCACATGTGCCTTCTGTCTGAGTGAGAGGCTGGTGTGCCTTGGTTTCCTCCTTGTATTTATGGAGTCCCTGGGCTTGTCATCTGGCAACAATGCACCTCCCAGGAATTGGCCCAAATAAGGGGGCATAGGGAAGGTGACTGACTACAAGTGCTGTGCACCGTTACAGGAGGTAAGACAACTCTGATATTTATATTGATGAGAATTGCATCCTCCATGGCTGACCCCTGTTCAGGGGGATTCTGACCAATggaatccatgaagacaggttatCTTTGTGATGTTAAGAACACTAACTGGggtctggggtggtggctcagtggtagagtgcttgtctagcacatatgaggcacttggttcaatcctcaccaccgcaaaaaataaataaataaataaataaataaataaataaataaataaaagctattGTGCTCATCTACAACTAATATGTATAAACCAAATCACCCTGGAAACATTAAGTGACAAAATTACAATTTAAGCATCACTGTTTATATCTAGGcctggtggctcatgcctataatcccaacagctcaggagactgagggaggaggattgcaagttcaaagccagcctcagtaacttgtggaggccataagcaacttaaagagaccctgtttcaaaataaaaaagggctggggatgtggctcagtgactgaatgccctgggttcaattcctggtacaaaacaaacaaaaaaactgcttACGATGAGTAAGAATTATGAAACCTGAGGATGTTAACTATTTCAAGATAGGAAAAAAACCCTTGAAGACCAATGAAGTCTATGAAGGTGGGAGGAGAGTGCTCTCTGAAATGGGAATGCTTGGGCAAGGAGAGGAAGGACCGGGGACTGCTCACTGGGGAGTGTAAGTGAGGGAGGAACTTTCTAGTATAAGAGAAGAGGATGAGTGGCTGCCCAACTAGATGGCCAGCTGGTATAGGAGGGGTGCAGTGGCCAGTGTGACCAAGAGCAGGGATGGAGCAGGGTGGGCTTCTGGAGGGACAGAGTGTGAGGCCCACAGTCCAGCTGCCTGGGGACCTCCTGGAGGTCCCTCACACATGGGTAAAGCTGCATTGATTTGTGGATAAGAGGTTGAGACCGTTTTGTTCGTTTTTCTATCCAGAGGCATATGGTGCCTGGCACCTGGCAGGTGCTTGACAAGTACAGATGCGGGCTGCGTAACAGACTGAGAGCTGTGATCTTGAGAAAGTCACTTAAGCTCATgtcaacaacaacacaaaaaagaAATAGGTGAATGAAAAGAATTCAAAACGAtaatcacaataaaaaaaaaatgactctgaGGAGATTTTGCAGTGATTACGGTTTTTATCAGCCAGGCCAGAGAATCCTCTGGCATGAGGAAACCAGGGACAAgttattaaaacaataaaaaagatcATTGAAAACCACAAAAATCATAGCAAACATGAGATGCTGGGGTGGAGTACTGTGATATTTGGGTTCAGTTAATGAATatgccaaaaaatatatatatatactccaacATTAATCAGCCAGTAGTCTCCTGAGATGAGGTCAGAATAGGCACAGATAGGGAACATCAGAAAAGGTCATATTACTGCCCACTAAAGTGAGCAGATAGGAGAGTGGCAGCAACCATCGTGTGGGACTATTCAGCAATGTCATTAAGTCAGGATTGACAGCAAATGTAGGTAGAGTACAAAGGAAAAATCACATTAGGAACCTATGAGTCAAATATCTCATGCAGAATGGATGGATCTTCAGTAAGTAATTAGGAAATATATGATTTGGTATGGAAATCTAATAGGAGCCTATAATTCCCGGGAGAAAGTAGAAAAGATATGGAATGGCCACTTCTGACCTATTGAAAAAGGTTCTGAATTCTAGAAAGCAAGGAAAGGAAGCAGAATGAGAGTTTGAAAAGATGATTCAGAGGAAAATAAAGTACCTTGCAAAGTGCAGGACCTTCGCCTTCATAGACTGACTACCAGGGGCTGTCCCAGGGTCACTGTCCTGCAGTACAGCCCAGGGCCCACCTTCCCCTTTTCCTTTTTTGCTCCACCAGCCGccctggaagtgctgcctctctcCAAGACTCTCACTGGAGACATCCCTTCTGCACAGCCTTTGTACAGAGAGTTGGAGCGGAGAAGTGTAAGAGATGGGATAGAAGGCATGCTTAAAGAGGTGGATTCTCAGTGCTCCTCATTAAATAAATTAACTCTTTTATCTTTGCAGTTGCATGTAATTCAACTCCCCTGGGCCATGGAGCAGAAAACAGAAAGAGAAATTTTCAGTCAgtactgtatgtatgtatgcagtAAGAGGGTGAGGTGGATCATTTCCTCCAAGGAAAACAAGAGTTTTCTTTGCTTTAATTTGAATGTCACAAGGTGTCCCCTGTGGAATGTTTGTTTTCTACATGGACCCAAAGTCAAGAATCAGTCCTCTGTGAAGTGCTTCCTCTAAAGAATCTCTCAGgattagggatatagctcagttggtagagtgcttgccttgcatgcacaaggccctgggttcaatcctcagcaccacaaaagaaaagaaTCTTGTTAACCATTTGGTGTTTGTGATGTTAAATTCATGATAATTAAAAGTGTCAAGGTAGAGAGGGAGGTACTTTGAAGTAGGGTTCTGATCAAACATCACCGTGGGGAGTCCTCTGTGAGCTATTTGAGGGGTATTAGCTCTGTACTGAGCCATGGAGACTTAGGTGTTTTTCCTTAGGActatcccagctctcctgtgcgcATCTGATTGCCCAAGGCAGGAGACCTGGGTCCTCCTAGGGGGACAGCTCCTGCAGCTCCAGATTTGGCATAACCTGTTGGGCGTAACCCCACCCCCTACCTTATTTGGCAAAGATCATTCCATGGAAAACCTTTGATGTTCCcccatataaagaaaaaaattgtgggCTCCATCTctctttttctagtgtagaaactccatccttttttttttaaataaaattaattccaAGTTTTATTAAGGATTTCAAATTACATATTTCAAATTTCTAGAATGGAATAGAACCACTTTGGAACTGAAGAAATGGCATAAATGAACACTGACATTCCCTGAAACtccaattttataaagaaaacaatTCCTGTGCAGACCACACCAATTATTTAATAAGATGAAGTATTACTATCTTTTCACTTTGGCATAGCTGTTTCCTAaaggaataaaacaaaaatagtgATTTTGTTGCTTCTTTCAATTCATTAAAAATGGGATTCTATCTttagataaaaatttttaaattcagaaAAAGCTTGTATTTAGATTATggttagaaaaaaaatcacagtctATCTAAGTCAAAGCAATCAAAATCTTTTTgaaattgaagaagaaaaaaaactattATAATTGGTTAAGGATTTCCAGTAGTTAGTTAAAAAGCTCAGGAAAAGGCATGGATAATTCTATGCAAATAATAAAATGTCTTCACATTCTAAAACCTTAATActaaattttcaaaagaaaactaTCACTTCTAAAAGTGAACTTAATGTAATTTTATTAACAGCAGAAATTCAAACTCTCCTGTAATTACAATTCATTTAGTTCACCCTTACTGCCAGACCAAAAGTTCACCCCCCAAAATTAACAGTAATAAGCCTGAAGTATTTTAAATGTGGCTCTATAGTCTCAAATTTAATTTCATTCTCCTTCCCAAAAATGGTCTTATTACCACTTTAGTCCCATGATCTCtatagtattttgttacagtatggTCATCTGATACACctggaaaaaaaatccttggacctacTGAATAGTTCACTCATCCCatccaattttcattaaaataggaGCCATGCACAGATCTGAAAGAGTGCTGTCTGGCCAGATCCAGAAGAGAAGtgttttcacttcattttccaattaattatggaAGCCTGGTAtggaaaaaaaatgctgaatatcACACTTGTGGTACAAAACAGGCCCAAATTTTTAAGCTTTTAATGAGGCTGAGAAACAGTTCATGAAATTTAACTTAATATGCCTTAACACATCTGTGAGGTAGTTAAGTAAACAGCACTATCCATTTTAATACACAGTAAACAGAAGCATGGGTAAACGACATACTAAAGCAGTAAGAATTAGAATAAACCACACAGGCTTAGGGCTTTGGTTCTagcccaaaggaaatgaaatttaacatttttgctttttaaaactatATCACATCAttaagagtcttttttttttcctttcacttgCTTACGAAGCTAACATGCTTTCCTTCAATAATATGTGGTAAACTGGGCACAACCCTTAATCCAAGCCTCTGGGTCTAACCTGAATTAGTACAAAATTAAGACAGTATCTTGTGAGAACTAAAATTatatttgacatttttattttaggctgcaaaaacaagcaaacaaacaagaaaaacttgAAAAAGGCTCGTCACATGATGTAGATTCATCCTTTCCAGGAAAGCAGAAGGTAGATCAGTGCAGGTTATCCTCAAGGCACATACATCCTGCTTCACTGTTGCTTgcactctgctgggttttgatccTTCTTGGAGTCATAGTCTGGATTATTTTCCTCATCTCTTTCTTCTTCCCCTTCCTCATCCACTTCTTCACCTTCTTcatcataatcatcatcatcatcttcaatAGCTTCTCCAGTGAGGTATAACACTGATCTCGGGATTTTACACTCATGTAAAAAGTGACCAATTTCAAAGTCTGCAGCAAGAATAGCTTCAGCAGCATCATCCAGATCTCCACTGTCAGGAACTTCAGGAggggcaaaaagaaagaaagaaagaatcattGGAGACTGTTTTAGTCACTGTACAAACTTTCCCTCGACCCTTGTGTTTCTGCTTCTTCTTAATAGATTTCAAAGTgacattctttccttttttccactCTATCTGGCACCCTGTACAGTCCATAATTTCGGGTCCATCAAAAGAAAAGGGATCAGAATCGTCTGGTTCTGACCTCATCCTGTATGTCTTTGTCAACACTTCATTAGTGAAATATTCATTGGGTTCAAAGTGAAATTCTAAGATAAAACTCATAGGCTGGCCAGCATCTGAGAACTTCACTTTAATATCTTTCAAGCGCTTCAGAATAGGTTCATCATGTTCCTGAACCATGTCACTGAGCAAGTCAACGTTCTTAAAAACAGTCAACCAAAATTCAGGAATTCCTTTAGGGTCttctttttcttcatcttttttttctcaTCTTCTATCTTGGCCTTTTCTTTCAGCTCCTCCGAAATTTCCTCTTCTTCATCTGGTTTCCATTCACATTCTTATTCTGTAGGTTCATAAATTGCATTAATGATCTCAAATCACTTATCGAATAGAGGCTGATGGACAACAGCATACTTCCTTTCAAGATCATGAACTTCCTCATAGAATGTGGCTTCTATCTATGCACATTTAACTTGAAGGTTTTTGAGAGCATTCTTTTAACTACCCTAGGCAAGCTTTCAGTGTGTCCTGTTGGTGTTTCCACCAGATCTTCAAGTCTTTCTTGAACAGCTGCAAGAACCTGAGGATTTTGCATCATCTGAACAGTCAGGTGACGCGCTTTGATTTTTGTTTCTTCAtcagtttcttcttcttctacttcttcaaCATCATCCAAATCTTGATCAAGTTCAGATTGTTCTTTGTTGTCAGTGTCTGCCATGTTGTAGGAACTTCAAATACCGGCAGCTAGTACTGGGAGCCAGGCGGTCGGAGCTGCGCAGGCAGTGACTCCAGGAGGCAGCAGAGAGGCCAGGAGCAGGAGGTGGCGCCTAGAGCAGGTGGCGCTAAAAAAGCTGGAAACTCCATCCTTAAGATCAGCGAGCCCCCACCCACCCCTACTTTTTAAAATCACATCCTGTGTCCTGTGGTTTTCTCGCTGCTTTCTCTTTTTAGCTTTTATTCTGCAGCCAGCCCACTCCACAAAGGGGAACCTCACATCCACTTCATTACAGCTTTACCCCTAAAGCTGTaatgaaggaagaaggaagaaggaagaaggagaaggaagaaggaagaaggagaaggagaaattgttctcagaagaagacacaaatgggggctggggatgtggctcaagtggtagcgcgctcgcctgacatgcgtgtggcccaggttccatcctcagcaccacatacaaacaaagatgttgtgtccacagaaaactaaaaaataaatattaaaaaattatctctctctctctctctctctctctctctctctctctctcaaaaaataaaaaataaattaaaaaaacaagaagaagacACAAATGTCTAGCAGATATATGACAAAACTCCTCAACGTCACTCATCATCAGAGTAATGCAAGCTAAAACCACAAGGAGACAACACTGCACCCTGCTCAGCAGGGTTATGATCAAAAACAGGATAAAAAGGGAAACATGGGCTGTGCACTGTAATCCTatatactcaggaggctgaagcaggagaacctcaaattcaaagccaacctgggaaacttagaaagaccctttccctaaataaaaaattaaagaggcTGCAGATAAAGTTCAGTGTTGGTACAACTGTCTGGCTTGGgtaaggccctggatttaatctttaaaaaaaaaaaaaaaaagaaaaggaagaaagaaagaaaagaaaaaaaaaggcagaaaaaaaaaggaatgttggtgaggatgtggagaaaaggcatctctgaaatgtaaataaatgtaataatttattgtaatataataaatatggaaaacaggttgtaatgtaaataaatataataattatggaAAATAAGTTGCTTGAAGAATTTTAAATAGACCACCATAACCTCCAGAAATTCCATTTTTGTGTGAAAAACAGATGGGTGTGAAATAGGTATTCACATTACATGTACATTCTCATTAACTATAGCAATATTATTCACAGTACTCAAAGTATAAAATCAATgtaaatgtttattgacatataactgaataaataaatatgcatCTACACAATGGGACATTAGTCAGGCACAACAATGAGAGAATCGTGGCATTTAGTACAACATGGATGAGCCTGGATGACATTATCAGCGTGACACATCAGTATGTCCTGATATGTCATACTGAAGCTGCCGGGGTAGGAAGTcaagtcccacatggctcacttACACGTGGGTCTAAAAGTAGAGCCCAGAGAAATAGAGAAGATGGTGACCACAAGAGCTGTGGGGTGGAGGATTAGGCGGTTATCTGTCAGAGCTACCCATTTCAGTTAGATAAGCTGAGAAGCTTCAAGAGATCTATTGTACAACATGATGAGTATAATCAATAACAGTAAACTTCAGAGTTGAGACAAAGGGAAAGATATCATAATGAGGGGGAAATACTGGCAAAACACATATTGGATAAGGGTCAAGTATCTTTATAATGCAGTGATTTTAACTGTCAGAAACAAAAATACAATCTACACCATTACTTAATGAGCACTGACTTCATAAGACATTTCCCCACAGAAGATAGATCAACTGCCAACAAATTCCTGAAAAGATGCTCGATGTGTCACAGGGAAATGCAAAGCAAATGCAAAATGTGATAGTACTTCATAGACtgtggaatgctctactttttataAGTATTGGCAAGGGTATTATGATACCGGCACCTTCACAGGTAGAATGTAAAATGGGACATTTTACACCTACCATAGGCCCAAGCTCCACTCCTATTTATATTAcccaaacaataataataataatatagttCTTAACAATAAAGATAGGTTCTGAGAAATGCACTCTTATGCAGTTTCGTCATCATGCAAACATCCTACAGTACACTTAGATGAAGTATCATGGCTGTGACATCACTAGGCAATCCAGTGTTGTGGAACTGCCCATCACATATACAGTCTGTCATTTGCTGAAGCCTCATTAATGCAGCGTGTGACTTTACTGAGACATAAGCATTCACGCATATCCTTAGCAGCACTCTTCACAGTAGCTACAAGATGTAAATTACCCCAAGGTCCATCAAGGAAGGAATGGCAAAACCACTTTGTTGTACACCTAAAGTGAAATATGCagtgacagaaagagagagaggtgaCATTAACCAATAAAACTGCCAAAGGGAAGAAGGAAAATAAGGACAGAAGAaatgagggagagaaggaaggaaaaccAGCAAGAACCACAGAGAATGAAGCAAGGTC is part of the Callospermophilus lateralis isolate mCalLat2 chromosome 1, mCalLat2.hap1, whole genome shotgun sequence genome and encodes:
- the LOC143638188 gene encoding olfactory receptor 7D11-like, yielding MEAENHTGVLEFLLLPVSEDPEQQLLYFGLFLYVYLVAVLGNLLIILAVSSDPHLHTPMYFFLSNLSLTDICFVSTSVPKLLVNIQAQNKDISYTECLTQVYFLNTFAGMENFLLTVMAYDRFVAICHPLSYTVIMNPRLCVLLVLLSWLIMFWVSLIHVLLLNRLAFSTGTEIPYFFCELAQLLKVTTSDTLMNNIFMYVVAALLCVPPMAGILYSYCHIVSSLLRMPSLAGKYKAFSTCGSHLCVVSLFYGAGFGAYLSSAVIHSSQRSMIASVMYTVVTPMLNPFIYSLRNKDVKGALGRMLSRGASCP